In Triticum urartu cultivar G1812 chromosome 6, Tu2.1, whole genome shotgun sequence, the following proteins share a genomic window:
- the LOC125515005 gene encoding protein FLX-like 1: MAHRGHLDGLMRHGAFSGAGLSGRQPLEPSPATILEILENKLAVQTAEAEKLIRENQRLADSHAALRKDIIDTETEMQMIRTHLGDVQVETDMHMRDLVERIRLMEADIQAGDAVKKELHQVHMEAKRLITERQMLTNDLEAATKELQKYSGDNSNLTELVAELDGLRKEHHSLRSAFEYEKNTNIKQVEQMRTMEMNLITMTKEADKLRADLANAANRAHAAQVTPPQPGTGQAAAASAATNPYASAYTSHPSAYQQGTSQAAAYQQGTAQAAAYQQGTPQSAAYQQGTPQSAAYQQGAPQSAAYQQGAPQAAAYQQGAPQAAAYQQGAPQAGAYQQGAPQAGAYQQGAPQAGAYQQGTYGYPTAYDSATAYQLHANAYASYSGYPVAGYAQPSYPGTYAAPQQHPVASGAATDTTSAYGAAGSTGYPAAPVQASSGAANAGQAAPPASYPATYDPTKAAQR; the protein is encoded by the exons ATGGCTCATCGTGGACACCTAGATGGACTAATGCGCCATGGTGCATTCTCTGGAGCCGGCCTCTCTGGCCGCCAGCCTTTGGAGCCTTCTCCTGCCACCATACTGGAGATCCTGGAAAACAAGCTTGCCGTGCAGACCGCAGAGGCAGAAAAACTTATCCGAGAAAATCAGCGATTGGCAGATAGCCATGCAGCCTTGAGAAAGGATATTATTGACACTGAGACAGAAATGCAAATGATTCGCACCCACCTAGGTGATGTCCAGGTAGAGACTGATATGCACATGAGAGATTTGGTGGAGAGAATCAGATTAATGGAGGCAGACATACAGGCTGGTGACGCAGTGAAGAAGGAACTTCACCAAGTGCATATGGAGGCAAAGCGACTTATTACTGAAAGGCAGATGCTTACTAATGACTTAGAGGCTGCGACTAAAGAACTACAGAAGTACTCTGGTGACAATAGTAACCTTACTGAATTGGTTGCGGAGCTAGATGGTCTACGGAAAGAGCATCACAGTCTAAG ATCTGCCTTCGAGTATGAGAAAAACACAAACATCAAGCAAGTTGAGCAGATGCGGACCATGGAAATGAACTTGATAACCATGACTAAAGAGGCGGACAAGTTACGAGCTGATTTGGCAAATGCTGCAAACAGAGCACATG CAGCACAGGTTACACCTCCACAGCCTGGGACAGGACAAGCTGCAGCGGCTTCAGCAGCCACAAATCCATATGCAAGTGCATATACCAGTCACCCCTCTGCATATCAGCAAGGAACTTCCCAAGCCGCGGCATACCAGCAGGGAACTGCCCAAGCCGCGGCATACCAGCAAGGAACTCCCCAATCCGCGGCATACCAGCAAGGAACCCCCCAATCCGCGGCATACCAGCAAGGAGCCCCCCAATCCGCGGCATACCAGCAAGGAGCCCCCCAAGCCGCGGCATATCAGCAAGGAGCCCCCCAAGCCGCAGCATATCAGCAAGGAGCCCCCCAAGCTGGAGCATATCAGCAAGGAGCCCCCCAAGCTGGAGCATATCAGCAAGGAGCCCCCCAAGCTGGAGCATATCAACAAGGGACATACGGTTACCCAACAGCCTATGATTCTGCCACCGCTTACCAGCTGCATGCTAATGCGTATGCTAGCTATTCTGGCTATCCAGTTGCAGGCTATGCACAACCTAGCTATCCTGGCACGTATGCTGCACCTCAGCAGCACCCAGTAGCCAGTGGCGCGGCTACTGATACCACAAGCGCGTACGGTGCCGCTGGCAGCACAGGATATCCTGCTGCACCGGTTCAGGCAAGCAGCGGGGCTGCTAACGCGGGGCAAGCGGCGCCGCCAGCTTCTTATCCTGCAACATATGACCCAACCAAAGCAGCCCAGAGGTGA